The Clostridium sporogenes genome contains a region encoding:
- a CDS encoding peptide deformylase, with protein sequence MIKPIVKDILFLGQKSEDATKNDIVVIDDLIDTLRANLEHCVGLAGNMIGVKKRILVFTVGNLIVPMINPVILKKEKLYETEESCLSLIGIRKTKRYEMIEVEYLDRNFKKQKQVFTGFTAQIIQHEMDHFEGIII encoded by the coding sequence ATGATAAAACCAATTGTAAAAGATATATTGTTTTTAGGACAAAAATCAGAAGATGCAACTAAAAATGATATAGTAGTAATTGATGATTTAATAGATACATTAAGAGCAAACTTAGAGCATTGTGTTGGATTGGCTGGGAACATGATTGGAGTAAAAAAGCGTATATTGGTATTTACTGTAGGCAACCTTATTGTACCTATGATAAATCCAGTTATATTAAAGAAAGAAAAGCTTTATGAAACAGAAGAGAGTTGTTTATCTTTAATTGGCATTAGAAAAACAAAGAGATATGAAATGATAGAGGTGGAGTATCTTGATAGAAATTTTAAGAAGCAAAAGCAAGTGTTTACTGGATTTACAGCACAAATAATTCAACATGAAATGGATCATTTTGAAGGTATAATAATCTAA
- a CDS encoding peptidoglycan-binding domain-containing protein, whose protein sequence is MMDILDGALLAVRCFQKDCNLMIDGIIGENTWNRIMRE, encoded by the coding sequence ATGATGGATATTTTAGATGGTGCATTATTAGCGGTTAGATGTTTTCAGAAGGATTGTAATTTAATGATAGATGGAATTATAGGAGAAAATACGTGGAATAGAATAATGAGAGAGTAA
- a CDS encoding serine hydrolase domain-containing protein, translating to MKKTIVFVLTILILFSGFPIQSYSLPDAQSSAIQTLLDDACRISGVPGMSIAILADDEVLYFSSGYADRKKGLSASENTLYELASLSKAFTGIGILLMEKQGLLSMTDPIQKYLPWFTLKYKGKPIDMQSITLNNFLHHTSGLTNGSHSQIIPQGNTPDMLQKTVEMLVDAELSFCPGEQYNYGTVNYDVLGLVIEIVSGQSYEDYMKKQVFQPLGLHQTYVYKEDAQATGQLAQGYRSSFFMTTPYDASDYAGNKPAGYIISCAKDMARWMGIQMGIVHDIPEIFHEIIQKSHHGDMSVPDVNGMFYGAGWSVNSQQTIIEHPGGNPNFATEVEILPKERIAVCLLTNGANTNRNLVLKIKEILDGNLSQSYEISGTQLLDITLSSATIICCLLAVMFFILGLRRKKMNEPQPMTKKRIIVTVILLITTIVLCIMCCAFDWSRILIWQTYSVLTALISSALLTGSITWFVYTHRYNTWLRK from the coding sequence CAGGTGTGCCAGGAATGTCAATTGCAATACTTGCTGATGATGAAGTATTATACTTTTCTTCTGGGTATGCAGATCGTAAAAAGGGACTGTCAGCAAGTGAAAATACGCTATATGAGCTGGCTTCGCTAAGCAAAGCTTTTACGGGCATAGGTATTTTGCTGATGGAAAAACAAGGACTGCTGTCAATGACTGACCCCATCCAAAAGTATTTACCTTGGTTTACGTTAAAGTATAAGGGGAAACCCATTGATATGCAAAGTATTACACTTAATAACTTTTTACATCATACTAGCGGCTTAACAAATGGTAGTCACAGTCAAATCATTCCACAAGGCAATACGCCAGATATGTTGCAAAAAACCGTAGAAATGCTGGTAGATGCTGAATTGTCATTCTGTCCAGGTGAGCAGTATAATTACGGAACTGTTAATTATGATGTATTAGGTCTGGTTATTGAAATTGTGTCCGGTCAGAGCTATGAAGACTACATGAAAAAACAAGTGTTTCAGCCGTTAGGGCTACACCAGACGTATGTTTACAAAGAAGATGCTCAAGCTACTGGACAATTGGCACAGGGTTACCGCTCCTCCTTTTTTATGACGACTCCATATGATGCATCAGATTATGCTGGGAATAAACCCGCGGGCTACATTATTTCTTGCGCCAAAGATATGGCCCGTTGGATGGGCATACAGATGGGTATTGTTCATGATATACCCGAAATATTCCATGAGATTATCCAGAAGTCCCATCATGGGGACATGTCTGTTCCAGATGTCAACGGAATGTTTTATGGGGCGGGGTGGTCAGTAAATTCCCAACAAACAATTATTGAACACCCAGGGGGCAATCCCAATTTTGCAACCGAAGTGGAAATACTGCCAAAGGAACGCATAGCCGTTTGCTTGCTGACAAACGGCGCAAATACCAATAGAAATTTAGTGTTAAAAATTAAGGAGATATTGGATGGTAATCTTTCTCAGTCCTATGAAATAAGCGGCACACAGCTTCTTGATATCACTTTGTCTTCTGCCACAATTATTTGTTGCCTGTTGGCTGTTATGTTCTTTATTTTAGGATTACGCAGAAAGAAAATGAATGAGCCACAGCCAATGACAAAAAAGAGAATAATCGTAACAGTTATTTTGCTGATTACTACGATTGTTCTGTGTATAATGTGCTGTGCCTTTGATTGGTCAAGGATACTTATTTGGCAAACATATAGTGTTCTTACAGCTTTGATTTCATCGGCATTATTAACTGGGAGTATTACATGGTTTGTATACACTCACCGATATAATACCTGGCTCCGAAAATAA
- a CDS encoding FUSC family protein, whose protein sequence is MDLKRKAIRVGISASLCMLASNLLKVKFPFFVLLPAVMPISTFFGETIKFGINRIIGSSIGAVIGVIFATIKSQNTLLVGLGIILIVYICNYLKWDSTTSIACLVFVSIIVGIRGTSAFQYSLHRLIDTFIGIAITTIVNNYIFNTDIAQLLKKKVKNIQEDLLNIANTKNFCGDKNEFDKIEWELYDMKKKLKICNEEFKFNKKFSLTKDKLESMIYSTTIIFEQIKTIDYINNTKNKNANNTTKPHINNIDAVISAHKNIFFNEIENLNKIINNIS, encoded by the coding sequence ATGGATCTAAAAAGAAAAGCAATTAGAGTAGGCATTTCAGCTTCTTTGTGTATGCTAGCATCAAACTTATTAAAAGTAAAATTTCCTTTTTTTGTTTTACTACCTGCTGTTATGCCAATCTCAACATTTTTTGGGGAAACAATTAAATTTGGAATAAATAGAATTATTGGCAGTAGCATTGGTGCCGTTATTGGTGTCATATTTGCAACTATTAAATCACAAAATACTCTGCTCGTTGGCCTAGGCATCATATTAATTGTTTATATTTGCAACTATCTTAAGTGGGATAGTACTACATCCATTGCATGTCTAGTATTTGTATCCATTATAGTAGGAATAAGAGGAACTTCAGCTTTTCAATATAGTCTTCATAGACTTATTGATACATTTATAGGTATAGCTATAACAACAATTGTGAATAATTATATATTCAATACAGATATAGCACAATTACTTAAAAAAAAAGTTAAAAATATACAAGAAGATTTATTAAATATAGCTAATACTAAAAATTTTTGTGGAGATAAAAATGAATTTGACAAAATTGAATGGGAACTATATGATATGAAAAAAAAGTTGAAAATATGTAATGAGGAATTTAAATTCAACAAAAAGTTCTCTCTTACAAAAGATAAACTAGAGAGTATGATTTATAGTACTACTATTATATTTGAACAAATAAAAACAATTGATTATATTAATAACACTAAGAATAAAAATGCTAATAATACTACTAAGCCTCACATAAATAATATTGATGCTGTTATTTCCGCCCATAAAAATATATTCTTTAATGAAATAGAAAATTTAAATAAAATCATTAATAATATATCGTAA
- a CDS encoding permease prefix domain 1-containing protein translates to MEIKNHIMDQKEAYIKMGYSNDDAEKAAIKDMGDPKATGKMLDSVHPPTIDWIQIIALIMITLTLQALKMLSELGGSDFSSIAPIDILRILGIFLLAYGLIWIGIEKYSDLPFFYGKSQHGGSNANGVFICSLAIVMISHSLLQTIILLLIFAPIISIARSIIESKRIKKEQKFLWQQGIAYEDFSYKGKAIFNNAPQKVYSQDEPIKKGDPIIITKIDGFNLIVKKQTPHNNN, encoded by the coding sequence ATGGAAATAAAAAATCACATTATGGATCAAAAAGAAGCTTACATTAAAATGGGCTATTCTAATGATGATGCTGAAAAAGCTGCTATTAAAGACATGGGCGATCCAAAAGCTACAGGTAAAATGTTAGATTCTGTACATCCTCCAACTATTGATTGGATTCAAATTATTGCACTAATTATGATAACCCTAACTTTACAGGCATTAAAAATGCTATCAGAATTAGGTGGATCAGATTTTTCATCTATAGCACCAATTGATATTTTAAGAATTCTAGGTATTTTTTTATTAGCATATGGGCTAATATGGATAGGAATTGAAAAATATTCAGACCTTCCATTCTTTTATGGCAAAAGTCAACATGGAGGTTCAAACGCAAATGGCGTATTTATCTGTTCATTAGCAATTGTAATGATATCCCATTCTCTTTTACAAACTATAATCCTCCTATTAATTTTTGCACCAATAATATCTATTGCACGCTCTATTATTGAATCTAAAAGAATAAAAAAAGAACAAAAATTTCTTTGGCAACAAGGAATAGCTTATGAAGATTTTAGTTATAAGGGTAAGGCTATATTCAACAATGCTCCACAGAAAGTATATTCTCAAGATGAGCCAATAAAAAAAGGTGACCCTATCATCATAACAAAAATAGATGGATTTAATCTAATTGTAAAGAAACAAACTCCTCATAATAATAACTAG
- a CDS encoding helix-turn-helix domain-containing protein produces MDISKQIKKYRLDSKLSQEDLAEKVFVTRQTISNWENGKNYPDINSLVLLSTLFGVSLDILVKGDLEEMKEEIKTEDIKKFNHDGMIFTVLLMATGVLVVPLFLYLDFIGIAIWLVLFGITMYYARCIEKQKKTHDVQTYREIIAFTEGKKLDQIEKMCEVAKRPYQKVISVICSGLIAIVVTIGMYFLFRLIEYIKLLLV; encoded by the coding sequence ATGGACATTAGCAAACAAATAAAAAAATATAGACTCGATTCAAAATTATCCCAGGAGGATTTAGCTGAAAAAGTATTTGTAACACGGCAGACAATTTCGAACTGGGAAAACGGCAAGAACTATCCTGATATAAATAGCCTGGTACTATTAAGCACTCTCTTTGGTGTTTCTCTTGATATTTTAGTTAAAGGAGATTTGGAGGAAATGAAAGAAGAAATTAAAACAGAGGATATCAAAAAGTTTAATCATGATGGTATGATTTTTACCGTACTACTTATGGCAACAGGAGTATTGGTCGTTCCACTATTTCTTTACTTAGATTTTATTGGAATTGCAATCTGGTTAGTGCTATTTGGTATTACAATGTATTATGCAAGATGTATTGAAAAGCAAAAGAAAACTCATGACGTTCAAACATACAGAGAAATCATAGCTTTTACCGAGGGAAAAAAACTTGATCAAATTGAAAAGATGTGTGAGGTTGCAAAACGCCCATATCAAAAAGTGATCTCAGTAATTTGTTCAGGATTGATTGCAATAGTTGTCACTATAGGAATGTATTTTTTATTTAGACTAATTGAGTATATCAAATTGTTATTGGTTTAG
- a CDS encoding YIEGIA family protein yields MREGIISQQQIIFIITAIIMGSLARILTIIQDYRQYPSYPNGYLINLVTGIIAAALGAVAVPALMNKNFTAITFLSLAIQQFREVRKVEKESLKALENTEYAKRGDAYIDGIAKTYEARNYFALVVALITQLTMNIINSKIIWINVLAGSAIGTVTFIILRRFSKGQSIGDIAEVKLGKIEVRDSELYVDDIFVTNYLGTDNSRKLVQSEGIGAVIYPKEEHYRITLDNFGQRQAILFEACRALGVKRYHYIRKEYNRGRIAIAIVPIIRDEGAFIKTIKKTPLLENVKKNHAIMKKPLESK; encoded by the coding sequence ATGAGAGAAGGAATTATATCTCAACAACAAATTATTTTTATAATAACTGCGATTATTATGGGGAGTTTAGCGAGAATATTAACTATAATTCAGGATTATAGACAATACCCCAGTTATCCTAATGGATATTTAATAAATCTGGTAACAGGGATTATCGCTGCTGCATTAGGCGCTGTTGCTGTACCTGCTTTGATGAATAAAAATTTTACTGCAATTACTTTTTTATCACTAGCTATTCAACAGTTCAGAGAGGTGAGAAAGGTAGAAAAAGAAAGTCTTAAGGCTCTGGAAAATACTGAATATGCAAAAAGAGGAGATGCATATATTGATGGGATTGCTAAGACTTATGAGGCCAGAAATTATTTTGCACTAGTTGTAGCACTAATTACACAGCTTACTATGAATATAATAAATAGCAAAATTATATGGATTAATGTTTTAGCAGGAAGTGCAATTGGCACAGTGACATTTATTATTTTAAGAAGATTTTCTAAAGGACAGTCCATTGGAGATATTGCAGAAGTAAAATTAGGTAAAATTGAAGTTCGTGATTCTGAATTATATGTAGATGATATTTTTGTAACAAACTATTTGGGAACAGATAATTCAAGAAAACTAGTTCAATCTGAAGGTATAGGAGCTGTTATATACCCTAAAGAAGAGCATTACCGAATTACATTAGATAACTTTGGCCAAAGACAAGCGATACTTTTTGAAGCTTGTAGAGCACTTGGGGTTAAGAGATACCATTACATAAGAAAAGAATATAATAGAGGTAGGATAGCTATAGCTATAGTTCCAATAATACGAGATGAAGGAGCCTTTATAAAAACTATAAAGAAAACTCCATTATTAGAAAATGTGAAAAAGAACCATGCAATTATGAAGAAACCGCTTGAAAGTAAATAG
- a CDS encoding (2Fe-2S)-binding protein: MIKISGKTIITLNVNGEYKEVVVKPSDILLNTLRNELGLAGAKPGCENGDCGTCTILIDGWPIKSCLMLTVEAIGKKIVTVEGLKNAPIQKAFVDNWGFQCGYCTSGFLMVCHALANIHPDANDHVIEQWLQSNICRCTGYDEIKNAIKSVISNN; the protein is encoded by the coding sequence ATGATAAAGATCTCTGGTAAAACAATAATAACATTAAATGTTAATGGAGAATATAAAGAAGTTGTAGTAAAGCCATCAGACATTTTATTGAACACCCTTCGAAATGAATTGGGACTTGCTGGCGCTAAACCAGGTTGTGAAAATGGAGACTGTGGTACATGTACCATTCTTATAGATGGATGGCCTATAAAATCTTGTTTAATGTTAACAGTTGAGGCTATAGGAAAGAAAATAGTTACTGTTGAAGGGTTGAAAAATGCACCAATACAAAAAGCTTTTGTAGATAACTGGGGTTTTCAATGTGGATATTGTACATCAGGGTTCTTAATGGTTTGCCATGCTTTAGCTAATATACATCCTGATGCAAATGATCATGTAATAGAACAGTGGTTGCAATCAAATATTTGTCGCTGTACTGGTTATGATGAGATAAAAAATGCTATTAAATCAGTTATATCAAATAACTAA
- a CDS encoding xanthine dehydrogenase family protein molybdopterin-binding subunit, whose translation MSNTIGVSIPRKEAFDKVTGRAKYTDDTLLPGTLYAKMLTSPYAHANIKSIDISKAKKALGVQAVITGDYFPILCGTVLEDRPPIARDKVRYYGEPVAVVIANSEQEAMKAVKLIDVEYEPLPVVNSINDALKPNAVLIHENLNQYNHAVHNVYPEQNTNISDRIKIRKGDMGKGWSESEVTVEGSFSLPQSDHLAMETRNVRAEIMPDGKVIIHTSSQGPYSVKKLLSKYYNIPEGNIIVKVPFVGGGFGGKAPIQLELIAYLASKAVDGRLVKIANSREEDIKTSPCKIGLEANLKIGATKDGIIKALEAKYKVDGGAYVDIGPRMAKAIAVDCSGPYNIENIWCDSICVYTNHTYVTSYRGFGHAEYTFCMERLLDKLSANLGIDPLELRIKNAIRPGQYTPTQVKTTLSNIGKLPDCLIKLKELAKWDEGQVIKTKEGMIKAKGIGCFWKTSDSPVNAVSGVFLTFNSDGSINLNCGAVEIGPSTKTTLAQILAEKLKMDVGRIHVMMGVDTQISPEHWKTVASMTTFMAGRAVIRAGDDLIRQLRSLAAVIMKSPPEDLEVAEEKVYLKQDPEMYVSFKDLARGYTEANGLAVEGQILGRGSFIMNHITVLDEQTGKGKPGPAWTVGAQAVEIEYDPNKFTYRLLKAVTVLDAGKVINPKTSKGLIMGGINMGFGIATREAFKYDENARLQTTTLRTYKVMRFGENPEYIVDFIETPQIDAPFGARGFAEHGIISIPAAFANALSHAAEYEFDKLPITPEMIWKAKTGGKYDTL comes from the coding sequence TTGAGCAATACAATTGGAGTGAGTATACCACGAAAAGAAGCTTTTGATAAAGTTACAGGGAGAGCAAAATATACTGATGATACACTACTTCCTGGAACCTTGTATGCTAAAATGTTAACAAGTCCTTATGCACACGCAAACATTAAATCAATAGATATATCCAAAGCTAAGAAAGCATTAGGTGTTCAAGCGGTAATAACAGGTGATTATTTTCCTATACTTTGTGGAACTGTTTTAGAGGATAGGCCACCCATAGCAAGAGATAAGGTGCGTTACTATGGTGAACCCGTTGCGGTAGTTATTGCTAATAGTGAGCAGGAAGCAATGAAAGCTGTAAAGCTAATAGATGTTGAATATGAGCCTCTACCTGTTGTAAACTCAATAAATGACGCTTTGAAGCCAAATGCAGTTCTTATACATGAAAATTTAAATCAATATAATCACGCAGTACATAATGTTTATCCTGAACAAAATACTAATATTTCAGACCGAATAAAAATCAGAAAAGGCGATATGGGAAAAGGATGGTCAGAAAGCGAAGTTACAGTAGAAGGTAGTTTTTCCCTTCCACAATCAGACCATCTTGCAATGGAAACTAGAAATGTGAGAGCAGAAATTATGCCTGATGGAAAGGTAATAATTCATACTTCTTCACAAGGGCCTTATTCTGTTAAGAAGCTTCTAAGCAAATATTATAATATACCAGAAGGAAATATAATTGTTAAAGTACCATTTGTAGGAGGCGGATTTGGTGGCAAGGCACCTATTCAATTGGAACTTATTGCATACCTTGCTTCAAAGGCTGTTGATGGTAGGTTGGTTAAAATAGCAAATTCAAGAGAAGAAGATATTAAAACCTCACCTTGTAAAATTGGTCTTGAGGCAAATTTAAAAATAGGTGCAACAAAAGATGGAATTATTAAAGCACTTGAGGCTAAATATAAGGTTGATGGGGGAGCTTACGTTGATATTGGTCCGAGAATGGCTAAAGCAATAGCAGTAGATTGTTCTGGACCATATAATATTGAAAATATATGGTGTGACTCAATTTGCGTTTATACTAACCATACTTATGTTACTTCCTATCGTGGTTTTGGGCATGCAGAATATACCTTCTGTATGGAGAGGTTGTTGGATAAATTATCAGCAAATCTTGGAATTGATCCTTTAGAATTAAGAATTAAAAATGCTATAAGACCTGGACAGTATACACCAACACAAGTAAAAACAACCTTAAGCAATATAGGAAAACTGCCAGATTGTTTGATAAAATTAAAAGAATTGGCCAAATGGGACGAAGGTCAAGTAATAAAGACAAAGGAAGGCATGATAAAAGCAAAAGGAATAGGTTGCTTTTGGAAAACATCAGATTCACCGGTGAATGCTGTTTCTGGAGTTTTTCTTACTTTTAATTCAGATGGAAGTATAAATCTTAATTGTGGAGCAGTTGAAATTGGACCAAGTACAAAAACTACTCTAGCCCAGATACTTGCTGAAAAATTAAAAATGGATGTAGGTAGAATTCACGTAATGATGGGAGTAGATACTCAAATTTCACCAGAACATTGGAAAACAGTTGCAAGTATGACCACTTTTATGGCTGGTAGAGCAGTTATTAGAGCCGGTGACGATCTTATTAGGCAGTTGAGGAGCTTAGCTGCTGTTATTATGAAATCTCCACCAGAAGATTTAGAGGTTGCAGAAGAAAAAGTGTATTTAAAACAAGATCCAGAGATGTATGTTTCATTTAAAGATTTAGCTCGAGGTTATACAGAAGCTAATGGTCTTGCAGTTGAAGGTCAGATACTTGGACGAGGAAGTTTTATAATGAACCATATTACTGTTTTAGATGAACAAACAGGAAAAGGTAAACCAGGACCAGCATGGACGGTAGGTGCTCAAGCAGTTGAGATTGAATATGATCCTAATAAGTTTACATATAGACTTTTAAAAGCAGTTACTGTTTTAGATGCAGGTAAAGTTATTAATCCAAAAACCTCAAAAGGGTTAATAATGGGAGGAATAAATATGGGGTTTGGAATAGCTACCAGAGAAGCTTTTAAGTATGATGAGAATGCTAGGCTGCAAACCACTACATTAAGAACTTATAAAGTAATGAGATTTGGTGAAAATCCAGAATATATAGTTGATTTTATTGAAACCCCACAAATTGATGCTCCTTTTGGAGCACGAGGATTTGCGGAACATGGAATAATATCAATTCCAGCTGCATTTGCAAATGCTTTATCACATGCAGCCGAGTATGAATTTGATAAACTTCCTATAACACCTGAAATGATTTGGAAGGCTAAGACTGGAGGTAAATATGATACCCTTTGA
- a CDS encoding nucleotidyltransferase family protein codes for MSIDGIVLAAGLSSRVGRYKLTLDIQGKTVIERCIESMYDICSNVIVVGGYNYNLLQDILKPYSKVKMILNENYLEGMFSSVKKGLYEVKGDKFFLTPADYPLIKKDTYIKMRSTNSDIVIPTYKNIKGHPVLIKKCIINNILSEEYVSLREFINEHGFSTLCIEDQEILLDIDTNEDYIDILNRAKFY; via the coding sequence GTGAGTATTGATGGGATAGTATTAGCAGCAGGATTGTCTTCAAGGGTAGGAAGATATAAACTAACACTGGATATACAAGGGAAAACAGTTATAGAGAGATGTATAGAATCCATGTATGATATTTGTTCTAATGTAATAGTTGTTGGTGGATACAATTATAATTTACTTCAGGATATATTAAAACCATATTCTAAAGTAAAGATGATTTTAAATGAAAATTATCTTGAAGGTATGTTTAGCTCTGTAAAAAAAGGATTATATGAAGTAAAAGGAGATAAATTTTTTTTAACTCCAGCAGATTATCCACTAATAAAAAAAGATACCTACATAAAAATGCGTTCTACTAATAGTGATATAGTTATACCAACATATAAAAACATAAAAGGGCATCCGGTACTTATAAAAAAGTGTATTATTAATAATATTTTATCAGAAGAATATGTTAGCTTGAGAGAATTTATAAATGAGCATGGTTTTTCTACTTTATGTATAGAAGATCAAGAAATACTATTAGATATAGATACAAATGAAGATTATATTGACATATTAAATAGAGCTAAGTTTTACTAA
- a CDS encoding capping complex subunit for YIEGIA, translating into MSQTLDKMEIIAYITLDKDRILGGNPLIIIAKDIEEQKRLCRDIAKAMRANISQLHCGDYIIIK; encoded by the coding sequence ATGTCACAAACTTTAGATAAAATGGAAATAATAGCGTATATTACATTAGATAAGGATAGAATACTTGGAGGTAATCCACTAATTATTATAGCTAAGGATATTGAGGAACAGAAAAGACTTTGTAGAGATATAGCCAAAGCAATGAGAGCAAATATTTCTCAGCTTCATTGCGGAGATTATATTATAATTAAATGA
- a CDS encoding FAD binding domain-containing protein → MIPFDFEYYKPETIEEAVQLYDELNYRGKKPLYYGGGTEIISMARAHNVYTEAVIDIKGISECNAHELRDNKLIIGSAVTLTQIAEANLFPLLGLTVQRIADHTMQDKITLGGNIAGTIIYREAVLPLLISNSEVLIASSSGIKQVLLKDIFDKRIQLSDGEFIVNVTVDDHFRLLPSLHVKRTKNDKIDYPLITIAALKDNNRINIAFSGVCKYPFRSFLIEDYLNNNSLPNNIRINNVINNIPDLVLSDLSGSADFRKFMLQKMLTEVLEKLEE, encoded by the coding sequence ATGATACCCTTTGATTTTGAATATTATAAACCTGAAACTATTGAAGAGGCTGTTCAGCTATATGATGAACTAAATTATAGAGGAAAAAAGCCTTTATATTACGGTGGTGGAACTGAGATTATAAGTATGGCAAGAGCTCATAATGTATATACTGAGGCAGTAATTGATATAAAAGGAATTTCAGAATGCAATGCCCATGAATTAAGAGATAACAAATTGATTATTGGTTCTGCTGTTACACTTACACAAATTGCTGAGGCGAATTTATTTCCTTTACTTGGTTTAACAGTACAAAGGATTGCAGACCATACTATGCAAGATAAAATTACACTTGGAGGAAATATCGCAGGAACAATTATATATAGGGAAGCTGTGCTACCTCTTTTAATATCTAATAGTGAGGTTCTTATAGCTAGTTCCAGTGGGATAAAGCAAGTTTTGCTGAAGGATATATTTGATAAAAGAATACAACTTAGTGATGGAGAATTTATAGTAAATGTAACAGTAGATGATCATTTTCGTTTACTACCATCTTTACATGTAAAAAGAACTAAAAATGATAAGATAGATTATCCACTAATTACTATTGCAGCCCTTAAAGATAATAATAGAATAAATATAGCCTTTAGTGGAGTTTGTAAATATCCATTTAGATCTTTTTTAATTGAGGATTATTTAAATAATAATAGCTTACCTAATAATATAAGAATTAATAATGTAATAAATAATATACCAGATTTAGTATTAAGTGATTTATCTGGATCTGCTGATTTTAGAAAATTTATGTTGCAGAAAATGCTTACAGAAGTTTTAGAGAAACTGGAGGAATAA